A stretch of Episyrphus balteatus chromosome 2, idEpiBalt1.1, whole genome shotgun sequence DNA encodes these proteins:
- the LOC129908230 gene encoding chitooligosaccharidolytic beta-N-acetylglucosaminidase, whose protein sequence is MRLNLSEFCWAISLFVLAQCTGVEKKPWKCNNSNLCQLDLNDESNTPRFESQKDCRMSCGKYGAIWPMPTQECNIAHDRVYFDPLKVRFHVVAPNSHTSQFIREANRIFVSNALKECIRNCTLAQSKEILVKSTVNSTSLDLDWETDESYTLTLRTTEMATFVDIRAATVFGARHGLETLSNLITGGLGNGLIMVAGARIRDRPMFPHRGLLLDCSRNYIPVRFIKTTLDAMATSKLNVFHWHVSDSQSFPLEITRIPELQRFGAYTPEHVYTRTDTQNLIKYAKIRGIRVLVELDGPSHAGMGWQWGPMAGLGNLTVCMNKQPWRSFCYQPPCGQLNPVNDNLYGLLKEVFEDIAEFSSPEETIHMGGDEVFIPCWNETQEIVDKMMKTGYDRSTLSFLKLWAEFHAKNLESWDDVNQRLHPNLQVPKSVIIWSSHLTDPSLIAGFLPKERYVIQTWVDSTTTLNKDLLSMGYRIIVSTKDAWYLDHGFWGRTNYYNWQKVYGNQLVREQNMLGGEVCMWSEYVDENSLDSRVWPRAGAAAERLWSNPKISAMLVEPRFYRYRDRLIARGVRPDAVAPKWCVLREGNCY, encoded by the exons ATGCGTTTAAATCTGTCTGAATTCTGTTGGGCAATATCGCTGTTCGTACTAGCCCAGTGCACAGGAGTTgaaaa aaaacCATGGAAATGTAACAACTCTAACCTATGTCAGCTAGATCTTAATGATGAATCAAATACTCCCAGATTTGAAAGCCAAAAGGATTGTAGAATGTCATGTGGGAAGTATGGTGCAATTTGGCCAATGCCTACTCAGGAATGTAATATTGCACATGACCGAGTTTATTTCGATCCATTGAAAGTAAG atTTCACGTCGTTGCTCCAAATTCACATACATCGCAATTCATTCGTGAAGCAAATCGCATATTTGTGAGTAACGCATTAAAAGAATGTATTCGCAATTGTACATTGGCCCAAAGTAAGGAGATATTAGTCAAAAGCACCGTTAACTCTACCAGTTTAGATCTGGACTGGGAGACAGATGAATCATACACACTTACTTTGAGAACCACAG aaATGGCAACTTTTGTGGATATTAGGGCTGCGACGGTTTTTGGAGCAAGACATGGATTAGAGACATTGAGCAACTTAATAACTGGTGGATTGGg AAATGGTTTAATAATGGTTGCTGGAGCTCGAATTCGTGACCGACCAATGTTTCCACATCGTGGCTTATTACTTGATTGCTCGAGAAATTACATTCCTGTGAGATTTATAAAAACTACTTTAGATGCGATGGCTACATCTAAGCTCAATGTCTTTCATTGGCATGTTTCAGACTCTCAAAGTTTTCCGTTGGAGATAACAAGAATTCCTGAATTGCAAAG ATTTGGAGCTTACACACCTGAGCACGTGTACACCCGCACTGACACTCAAAACCTCATAAAGTATGCCAAAATTCGTGGAATACGAGTGCTAGTCGAACTTGACGGACCATCACATGCTGGCATGGGATGGCAGTGGGGTCCCATGGCAGGCTTAGGTAATCTAACAGTCTGCATGAACAAACAACCATGGCGTTCTTTTTGTTATCAGCCACCATGTGGTCAACTTAACCCAGTCAATGATAACTTATATGGTCTGCTGAAAGAAGTTTTTGAAGATATTGCAGAATTTAGCTCACCGGAAGAAACAATTCACATGGGAGGAGATGAAGTTTTTATACCATGTTGGAATGAAACTCAGGAAATTGTGGATAAGATGATGAAAACCGGTTATGACAGAAGTACTCTTAGTTTTCTGAAACTATGGGCTGAATTTCATGCAAAAAATCTTGAATCTTGGGATGATGTGAATCAGAGACTTCATCCAAATCTTCAAGTTCCAAAATCAGTTATAATATGGTCAAGTCATTTGACAGATCCTTCGCTTATAGCTGGATTTTTGCCAAAAGAACGATATGTCATTCAAACGTGGGTTGACTCGACGACGACGTTAAATAAAGATCTTCTATCTATGGGGTATCGTATTATTGTCTCGACAAAAGATGCTTGGTATCTTGATCATGGATTTTGGGGAAGAACAAATTACTATAACTGGCAAAAAGTCTATGGCAATCAATTGGTGAGAGAACAGAATATGCTAGGCGGTGAAGTGTGCATGTGGAGTGAATATGTTGATGAGAATTCTTTAG ACAGTCGCGTTTGGCCTAGGGCTGGAGCAGCAGCAGAAAGACTTTGGTCAAATCCAAAGATATCGGCAATGTTGGTGGAACCAAGATTTTATCGCTACAGAGATAGGTTAATTGCACGGGGTGTAAGACCGGATGCAGTAGCACCCAAGTGGTGTGTTCTTCGTGAAGGTAACTGTTACTAA